A stretch of Helicobacter pylori oki112 DNA encodes these proteins:
- a CDS encoding GNAT family N-acetyltransferase — protein MTIKVFSPQYLTELEEFYAKRIADNPLGFVQRLDLLPSISGFVQKLREHGGEFFGMRKDKKLIGICGLNPINQTEAELCKFHINSAYQSQGLGQKLYESVERYALIKGYTKISLHVSKSQIKACNLYQKLGFVQIKEEDCVVELGEETLIFPTLFMEKILS, from the coding sequence ATGACCATCAAAGTTTTTTCACCCCAATACCTCACTGAATTAGAAGAATTTTATGCCAAGCGTATCGCTGATAACCCTTTAGGGTTTGTCCAACGCTTGGATCTTTTGCCCAGCATTAGCGGGTTCGTTCAAAAATTACGCGAGCATGGCGGAGAATTTTTTGGAATGAGAAAGGATAAAAAGCTCATTGGGATTTGCGGGCTTAATCCTATCAATCAAACAGAAGCAGAGCTGTGCAAATTCCACATAAATAGCGCTTATCAATCCCAAGGGTTGGGTCAAAAACTCTATGAGAGCGTGGAACGATACGCTTTGATTAAAGGCTATACTAAAATCTCTCTGCATGTGAGCAAGAGTCAGATTAAGGCATGCAACCTCTATCAAAAGCTGGGTTTTGTGCAAATCAAAGAAGAGGATTGCGTGGTGGAGTTGGGCGAAGAGACTTTGATTTTCCCCACTCTTTTTATGGAAAAGATTCTGTCTTGA
- a CDS encoding 6-pyruvoyl trahydropterin synthase family protein has protein sequence MVIRRLYKFCASHVVRNCSSLKCAQNIHGHNYEVEVFIETNRLDSANMALDFGLMQQEMQVFIESFDHAHHFWDKESDEFQRFIENHCVRYVKCSFNLSAESYALMFLYYLTRILQKSVFSNNEGELKVSSVRVHETKNGYAESFLKDLENPHFKSLVHPNCVSFSQGIQNLWHDKDFFNRIISDEKQCFFHAKPLHQIP, from the coding sequence TAAAATGCGCTCAAAATATCCATGGGCATAATTATGAAGTGGAGGTTTTTATTGAGACCAACCGCTTAGATAGCGCGAACATGGCGTTAGATTTTGGGCTGATGCAACAAGAAATGCAAGTTTTCATTGAGTCGTTTGATCATGCCCATCATTTTTGGGACAAAGAAAGCGATGAATTCCAGCGTTTTATAGAAAATCATTGCGTTCGTTATGTGAAATGCTCGTTTAATTTGAGCGCGGAGAGTTACGCTCTCATGTTTTTATACTACTTGACAAGGATTTTACAAAAAAGCGTTTTTTCTAATAATGAAGGGGAATTAAAAGTCTCTAGCGTGCGCGTGCATGAGACTAAAAACGGCTACGCTGAAAGCTTTTTAAAAGATTTAGAAAACCCTCATTTTAAATCTTTAGTGCATCCAAATTGCGTCTCTTTCTCGCAAGGCATTCAAAATTTGTGGCACGATAAGGACTTTTTTAATAGAATCATCAGCGATGAAAAACAATGCTTTTTCCACGCTAAACCCTTACACCAGATCCCTTAA
- a CDS encoding 7-carboxy-7-deazaguanine synthase QueE encodes MKLPVVESFFSLQGEGKRIGKPSLFLRLGGCNLSCKGFNCKTILNDEILTGCDSLYAVHPKFKTSWDYYNDPKPLIERLESLAPNYKHFDFILTGGEPSLYFNNPILISVLEHFYRQKIPLCVESNGSIFFEFSPILKELHFTLSVKLSFSLEEESKRINLKALQNILNNAKSTHFKFVLESQNAAQSIIEIQSLLKQLSLKNNEIFLMPLGTNNNELDKNLKTLAPLAIKHGFRLSDRLHIRLWDNQKGF; translated from the coding sequence ATGAAACTCCCGGTCGTTGAGAGCTTTTTTTCCTTACAAGGTGAAGGAAAAAGGATAGGCAAGCCCAGTCTTTTTTTACGCTTAGGGGGGTGTAATCTTTCGTGTAAGGGCTTTAATTGTAAAACCATATTGAATGATGAAATTCTAACAGGTTGCGATAGTTTGTATGCGGTGCATCCTAAATTCAAAACATCTTGGGATTATTACAACGATCCTAAACCTTTGATTGAACGATTAGAGAGTTTAGCCCCTAATTATAAACATTTTGATTTCATTCTTACAGGCGGGGAGCCAAGTTTGTATTTTAATAACCCTATTTTAATCAGCGTTTTAGAGCATTTTTATCGCCAAAAAATCCCTTTATGTGTAGAGAGTAACGGCTCTATTTTTTTTGAATTTAGCCCTATTTTAAAAGAATTGCATTTCACTCTAAGCGTCAAACTCTCTTTTTCTTTAGAGGAAGAAAGCAAGCGGATCAACCTTAAAGCCTTGCAAAATATCTTAAATAACGCTAAAAGCACGCATTTTAAATTCGTATTGGAGAGTCAAAACGCCGCTCAATCTATTATAGAAATTCAAAGCCTTTTGAAACAACTCTCCTTAAAAAATAATGAAATCTTTTTAATGCCCTTAGGCACAAATAACAACGAGCTAGACAAAAATCTAAAAACCCTAGCCCCCCTAGCCATAAAGCATGGTTTCAGGCTGAGCGATAGGCTTCATATCCGCTTGTGGGATAATCAAAAAGGGTTTTAA
- a CDS encoding outer membrane beta-barrel protein — MLLKFYFSSASQSFRSPILGVNAKIGYQNYFNDFIGLAYYGIIKYNYAKASSEKVQQLSYGGWVELLVDFITTYSNKNRG, encoded by the coding sequence TTGCTGTTAAAATTTTATTTTTCAAGCGCTTCGCAAAGTTTTAGAAGCCCTATTTTAGGGGTTAACGCTAAAATAGGCTATCAAAACTACTTTAATGATTTTATAGGGTTGGCTTATTATGGCATCATCAAATACAATTACGCTAAAGCGAGCAGTGAGAAAGTCCAGCAATTGAGCTATGGCGGTTGGGTGGAATTGTTGGTGGATTTCATCACCACTTACTCCAATAAAAATAGGGGTTAG